A genomic segment from Triticum dicoccoides isolate Atlit2015 ecotype Zavitan chromosome 1A, WEW_v2.0, whole genome shotgun sequence encodes:
- the LOC119282468 gene encoding ubiquitin-conjugating enzyme E2 7-like: MAAPPSQASLLLQKQLRDLAKNPVDGFSAGLVDDGNVFEWQVTIIGPPETLYDGGYFNAVMTFPQDYPNSPPSVRFTSEMWHPNVYPDGRVCISILHPPGDDPNGYELASERWTPVHTVESIVLSIISMLSSPNDESPANIEAAKDWREKRAEFKKKVRSLVRKSQEML; the protein is encoded by the exons ATGGCGGCCCCCCCGAGCCAGGCGAGCCTCCTGCTCCAGAAGCAGCTCCGAG ATCTAGCGAAGAACCCCGTGGACGGGTTCTCGGCGGGGCTGGTGGACGACGGCAACGTGTTTGAGTGGCAGGTCACCATCATCGGCCCGCCGGAGACGTTATA TGATGGAGGCTACTTCAATGCAGTAATGACCTTTCCTCAGGATTATCCCAACAGTCCTCCATCAGTAAGGTTTACTTCTGAGATGTGGCATCCAAACG TCTATCCTGATGGGCGTGTGTGCATTTCTATTCTTCATCCACCTGGTGATGATCCGAATGGTTACGAGCTTGCAAGTGAACGGTGGACACCAGTGCACACA GTTGAGAGTATAGTTTTGAGCATTATTTCGATGCTCTCTAGTCCAAACGATGAGTCTCCAGCAAATATTGAAGCGGCT AAGGACTGGAGAGAAAAGAGGGCCGAATTCAAGAAAAAGGTGAGGAGCCTTGTTCGCAAATCTCAGGAAATGCTCTGA